The Paenibacillus macerans genome includes a window with the following:
- a CDS encoding sulfatase family protein: MRVLFLDLDSTNPEHLGCYGYHRNTSPNIDKIAAEGVRFTNYYTSDAPCAPSRTALMSGQFGIRNGLVGHGGTAGDMKLEGEQRELMGRLTRGGAFPSYLQLIGGLSTTLISPFPQRHSTFAFYAGFNEIINTGHLGNESADDVTPVALEWIERNAQKDDWFLYVNYWDQHTPYRTPLEYGNPFEDDPLPEWMTEEVLERHKDMVGSHSARELNINFRTKSYDNATSPDFPRHPGEILDMDGLRKMVDGYDCGIRYMDDHLGKLFAALEQQGVMEDLIIMITADHGENIGQLGIYGEHATADQGTCRIPMIIRWPGMKQGLVDERLHYHLDLLPTVAELLGADPMPDWDGTSYAPVLRDGTDCGRDYLVVSQCAHVVQRSVRFGDWMYIRSYHDGYHLFDKEMLFNLREDPNEQRNVAAEHRDVCMEAVYLLNQWHDEMMVRSGDDRDPLWTVMKEGGPFHAKGYLPGYLKRLEETGRASQAAELARKHPQEFPPKPASDIEKLVRKRLTEQMGPH, encoded by the coding sequence ATGAGAGTCTTGTTTTTGGATCTGGATTCGACCAACCCGGAACATCTGGGCTGCTATGGTTATCATCGCAATACGTCGCCCAATATCGATAAAATCGCCGCCGAAGGCGTCCGTTTCACCAATTACTACACTTCGGACGCGCCTTGTGCGCCCTCCCGCACCGCGCTGATGAGCGGGCAGTTCGGAATTCGCAACGGCCTGGTCGGCCACGGCGGTACGGCGGGGGACATGAAGCTGGAAGGCGAGCAGCGGGAACTGATGGGCCGGCTGACCCGGGGCGGGGCGTTCCCGTCGTACCTGCAGCTGATCGGCGGACTCAGCACCACCTTGATCAGTCCTTTCCCGCAGCGCCACTCAACGTTCGCTTTTTATGCCGGATTCAACGAAATCATCAATACGGGGCATCTCGGGAACGAGTCCGCGGATGACGTAACGCCCGTGGCGCTGGAATGGATCGAACGGAATGCCCAAAAAGACGACTGGTTCCTGTACGTCAATTATTGGGACCAGCATACCCCTTACCGGACGCCGCTGGAATACGGAAATCCGTTCGAAGACGATCCGCTGCCGGAGTGGATGACGGAGGAGGTGCTGGAACGGCACAAGGACATGGTCGGTTCCCACAGTGCGCGGGAGCTCAACATTAATTTCAGAACCAAGAGCTACGATAATGCTACATCCCCCGATTTTCCGCGTCACCCCGGGGAAATTCTCGACATGGACGGCCTGAGAAAGATGGTCGACGGTTACGACTGCGGCATTCGTTATATGGACGACCATTTGGGCAAGCTGTTTGCGGCGCTGGAACAGCAGGGCGTGATGGAAGATTTGATCATCATGATTACCGCCGACCATGGCGAAAATATCGGCCAGCTCGGCATCTATGGCGAGCATGCCACTGCGGATCAGGGGACCTGCCGGATTCCGATGATCATCCGCTGGCCGGGCATGAAGCAGGGCCTCGTCGACGAGCGGCTGCATTACCATCTGGACCTGCTGCCGACGGTAGCTGAACTGCTTGGGGCAGACCCGATGCCGGATTGGGACGGCACCAGCTATGCGCCGGTCCTGCGGGACGGAACCGATTGCGGGCGGGATTACCTCGTGGTGTCGCAGTGCGCCCACGTAGTGCAGCGCAGCGTTCGTTTCGGTGATTGGATGTACATTCGCAGCTATCATGACGGTTACCACCTGTTTGACAAGGAGATGCTGTTCAACCTGCGGGAGGACCCGAACGAGCAGCGCAATGTTGCCGCCGAACACCGCGACGTTTGTATGGAGGCCGTTTATTTGCTGAACCAGTGGCATGACGAAATGATGGTCCGTTCGGGGGATGATCGCGATCCGTTGTGGACGGTGATGAAAGAAGGCGGGCCTTTCCATGCCAAAGGTTATTTGCCGGGATACTTGAAGCGGCTGGAGGAAACCGGAAGGGCCAGCCAGGCTGCGGAACTTGCGCGCAAGCATCCTCAGGAGTTTCCGCCGAAGCCGGCCAGTGACATCGAGAAGCTGGTTAGAAAGCGGCTCACGGAACAGATGGGCCCGCATTGA